A single window of Selenomonas sputigena DNA harbors:
- the murA gene encoding UDP-N-acetylglucosamine 1-carboxyvinyltransferase: MEKLIIKGGCRLAGRVKISGAKNAVLPIIAATLLGQDAPSRLEEVPSLDDVHTITEVLRALGVHATFDKAANALTVDSCEIKRTEAPYELVRKMRASFLIMGPLLARLGHAKISLPGGCAIGTRPIDLHLKGFEALGAKIEIGHGYIEARADAGLKGARIYLDFPSVGATENILMAASMAEGQTVLENPAQEPEIVDLANFLNVMGAKVRGAGTNVIKIEGVKKLTGHNYTIIPDRIEAGTYMVAAAMTQGDVYIENAISEHLKPVIAKLKEAGVTIEEAVEGIRVTCDCRPKAVDIKTMPYPGFPTDMQAQFMALLAIADGAGLVTETVFENRFMHVDELKRMGASIKIDGRTSIVEGVDHLTGCQVKATDLRAGAAMVLAGLVSEGETQVGYIHHIDRGYDKLVEKLVGLGADIRRTDD, from the coding sequence ATGGAGAAGTTGATTATAAAGGGCGGCTGTCGGCTTGCGGGACGCGTGAAAATCAGCGGTGCGAAGAACGCGGTGCTGCCCATCATCGCCGCGACGCTTCTGGGGCAGGATGCTCCGAGCCGCTTAGAGGAGGTTCCTTCGCTCGACGATGTGCATACGATCACGGAAGTGTTGCGGGCGCTCGGCGTACATGCTACATTCGACAAGGCGGCGAATGCGCTGACCGTGGACAGCTGCGAGATCAAGCGGACGGAAGCGCCCTACGAGCTTGTGCGCAAGATGCGCGCTTCTTTCCTCATCATGGGGCCGCTGCTCGCACGCCTCGGTCACGCGAAGATCTCGCTGCCGGGCGGCTGCGCCATCGGCACGCGCCCCATCGACCTGCATCTCAAGGGCTTCGAGGCCTTGGGCGCAAAGATCGAGATCGGGCATGGCTACATCGAGGCGCGCGCTGACGCGGGACTCAAGGGCGCGCGCATCTATCTCGACTTCCCGAGTGTCGGCGCGACGGAAAACATCCTCATGGCAGCTTCGATGGCCGAGGGGCAGACCGTGCTCGAAAACCCTGCGCAGGAGCCGGAAATCGTCGATCTCGCGAACTTCCTGAACGTCATGGGCGCGAAGGTGCGCGGCGCGGGTACGAATGTCATCAAGATCGAGGGCGTCAAGAAGCTCACGGGGCACAACTATACGATCATCCCTGACCGCATCGAGGCGGGCACCTACATGGTCGCCGCCGCCATGACGCAGGGCGACGTCTATATCGAAAACGCCATTTCCGAGCATCTAAAGCCCGTCATCGCCAAACTCAAGGAGGCGGGCGTCACGATCGAGGAGGCTGTTGAGGGCATTCGCGTGACCTGCGACTGCAGGCCGAAGGCGGTCGACATCAAGACGATGCCGTATCCGGGCTTTCCGACAGACATGCAGGCGCAGTTCATGGCGCTTCTCGCCATCGCAGACGGTGCGGGACTCGTGACGGAAACGGTATTCGAGAACCGTTTCATGCACGTCGATGAATTGAAGCGCATGGGGGCGTCCATCAAGATTGACGGGCGCACGTCCATCGTTGAGGGCGTCGATCATCTGACGGGCTGCCAGGTCAAGGCGACCGATCTGCGTGCCGGCGCTGCCATGGTGCTCGCGGGTCTCGTCTCCGAAGGAGAGACGCAGGTCGGCTACATCCACCACATCGATCGCGGCTACGACAAACTCGTGGAGAAACTGGTGGGGCTTGGCGCGGACATTCGCCGCACAGATGATTGA
- the folE gene encoding GTP cyclohydrolase I yields MNEKASAAMRRFLEAMGLDLAACGMEKTPERVTEMFELLFSGCGKDVSSGWGELFETKASGLTAVQHIPFYSLCEHHLVPFFGEVHIAYLPKDGKVAGFGRFVHVVNLLARRPQLQERFTREIADAVLDGLSAEGVLVIVEARQLCMMMRGELAPGTRTLTSETGGTITADAALGKEAWDLLMRGAKEG; encoded by the coding sequence ATGAACGAAAAGGCGAGCGCGGCGATGCGCCGGTTCCTTGAAGCGATGGGACTCGATCTCGCGGCGTGCGGCATGGAGAAGACGCCGGAGCGCGTGACGGAGATGTTTGAACTGCTCTTTTCGGGCTGCGGCAAAGATGTGTCTTCGGGTTGGGGCGAGCTTTTCGAGACGAAGGCGAGTGGTCTGACGGCAGTGCAGCACATCCCGTTTTATTCGCTGTGCGAGCATCATCTCGTGCCGTTCTTCGGCGAGGTGCATATCGCGTATTTGCCGAAGGACGGCAAGGTCGCGGGCTTCGGCAGGTTCGTCCATGTTGTGAATCTTCTCGCGAGGAGGCCGCAGCTGCAGGAGCGGTTTACGCGCGAGATCGCGGACGCCGTGCTCGACGGGCTTTCGGCAGAGGGCGTGCTCGTCATTGTCGAGGCGCGGCAGCTGTGCATGATGATGCGCGGCGAGCTTGCGCCCGGAACGCGCACGCTGACTTCGGAAACGGGCGGCACGATCACCGCCGATGCGGCTCTTGGCAAGGAGGCGTGGGATCTTCTGATGCGCGGAGCGAAGGAGGGATGA
- the folP gene encoding dihydropteroate synthase yields MKAKRHYRLPSGKELTVGEGTLVMGILNVTPDSFSDGGKWNTLDKALDHALSMVEDGAAIIDVGAESSRPGFVPVSAAEEIERLAPFLEHIVPKIPVPISIDTFKAETARAALRLGADILNDIWGLQYAAEERGAMARVAAEYHAPVVVMHNQTGTVYRPDVIEAMQDFFRESCAIAEEAGVAKENLIFDPGIGFGKTPETNIEVLHRLHELMKLDGEAYPLLLGASRKSFIGYALDLPVEERLEATGAATVLGVASGASIVRVHDVKEIVRMCRMADVILEGGKHGQN; encoded by the coding sequence ATGAAGGCGAAGAGGCATTACCGACTGCCATCGGGCAAGGAGCTGACGGTCGGCGAAGGGACGCTCGTCATGGGCATATTGAACGTGACGCCCGACTCTTTCTCAGACGGCGGCAAGTGGAACACGCTCGATAAGGCGCTCGACCATGCGCTTTCGATGGTCGAGGACGGCGCGGCGATCATCGACGTCGGCGCGGAGTCGTCGCGCCCGGGCTTCGTGCCCGTGTCGGCGGCAGAGGAGATCGAGCGGCTCGCGCCCTTCTTGGAGCATATAGTACCGAAGATTCCCGTGCCGATCTCCATCGACACGTTCAAGGCGGAGACGGCACGCGCTGCCTTGCGGCTTGGTGCGGACATCCTCAACGACATATGGGGCCTACAGTACGCGGCGGAGGAACGCGGCGCGATGGCTCGCGTCGCAGCCGAATACCACGCGCCCGTCGTCGTCATGCACAATCAGACGGGTACGGTGTACAGACCGGACGTCATTGAAGCTATGCAGGATTTCTTCCGCGAGAGCTGCGCCATTGCCGAGGAAGCGGGCGTGGCGAAAGAGAACCTGATCTTCGATCCGGGCATCGGCTTCGGCAAGACGCCCGAGACGAACATCGAGGTACTGCATCGTCTGCATGAGCTGATGAAGCTCGACGGAGAAGCGTATCCGCTGCTGTTGGGCGCGAGCCGCAAAAGCTTCATCGGCTATGCGCTCGATCTCCCCGTAGAGGAGCGGCTCGAAGCGACGGGCGCGGCGACGGTTTTGGGCGTCGCCTCTGGCGCATCCATCGTGCGCGTGCATGACGTCAAGGAGATCGTGCGCATGTGCCGCATGGCGGACGTCATCTTGGAGGGCGGGAAGCATGGACAGAATTGA
- the folB gene encoding dihydroneopterin aldolase: MDRIELSGMEFFGYHGCFAEERQKGQKFIVDAVLCLDLAEAGRTDDLCRSVNYAEVFEDVRTVVEGEAKNLIEALAEEIAAQLLKKYAALARVEIAVHKPQAPLAGAFRDVCVRIERNRA; this comes from the coding sequence ATGGACAGAATTGAGCTTTCAGGCATGGAGTTCTTCGGCTATCATGGCTGCTTTGCCGAAGAGCGGCAAAAAGGACAGAAATTCATCGTTGACGCCGTGCTTTGCCTCGACCTCGCCGAAGCGGGGCGCACGGACGATCTCTGCAGGAGCGTCAATTATGCTGAGGTGTTCGAGGACGTGCGCACCGTTGTCGAGGGAGAAGCGAAGAATCTCATCGAGGCACTGGCGGAGGAAATCGCGGCGCAGCTCCTCAAGAAGTATGCGGCGCTTGCGCGCGTCGAAATCGCCGTGCATAAGCCCCAGGCACCGCTTGCAGGCGCATTCCGCGATGTCTGTGTGCGCATCGAGAGGAACCGCGCATGA
- the folK gene encoding 2-amino-4-hydroxy-6-hydroxymethyldihydropteridine diphosphokinase, translating into MNGEGARAGEGARRVHLAERGLAHDIAGRAERMYRIYLGLGANLGDRRASLRRALRLLAHLEDTRLLRVSSFYETPPWGNEKQPPFLNACAALETRLSPLVFLRRAQRIERALGRVRKEHWGPRTIDIDLLFAEGFESAAPELRLPHPYLHERAFVLLPLAEITPGLIVRGRKIDEWLADLSETVACRRCGVYRPMKK; encoded by the coding sequence ATGAACGGCGAAGGGGCGAGAGCCGGCGAAGGGGCTAGGCGCGTGCATCTTGCGGAGCGGGGATTGGCGCACGATATTGCAGGGCGAGCAGAGAGAATGTATCGCATCTATCTCGGTCTCGGCGCGAATCTCGGCGACCGCCGCGCTTCCTTGCGGCGAGCCTTGCGACTTTTGGCTCATCTTGAGGATACGCGGCTCCTACGCGTATCCTCTTTTTATGAGACGCCGCCGTGGGGAAACGAGAAGCAGCCGCCGTTTCTCAATGCCTGCGCCGCTTTGGAGACGCGCCTTTCACCCCTCGTGTTCCTGCGCCGCGCTCAGCGCATCGAGCGTGCGCTCGGCCGCGTGCGCAAGGAGCATTGGGGGCCGCGCACGATCGACATCGACCTGCTCTTCGCTGAAGGATTCGAGAGTGCAGCGCCGGAGCTTCGGCTGCCGCATCCGTATCTTCACGAACGAGCTTTCGTTCTCCTGCCCTTGGCGGAGATTACACCTGGGCTGATTGTTCGAGGCAGGAAAATCGACGAATGGCTGGCGGATCTTTCGGAAACTGTCGCCTGCCGCAGGTGCGGCGTATACCGGCCCATGAAAAAATGA
- a CDS encoding putative bifunctional diguanylate cyclase/phosphodiesterase produces MARFSMQEARQLEQNLAHIYDFARFVDAKACEVLHLEADGTVRREGRCFTTWGRTRRCRHCTSFCAAESQSNFEKDEISDDKIYHVLSAPVEIEMPDKSILHCAMELVTNYPRNADTRAMRDREVLQLLSRAKDTAHAGVLCFNVEDSCIYANLEAYRAFQVPPGELEALRSFFMTWLKDESWDSPWESAAAWEQEFFLEGERFVYRVTMAKLFDADGHYKGYYYTIRDRHGTMEEQDDAAWSRDKLTGLYDREGFYGAVREELDYGIKGERCIICSNIKDFKLVNELLGEEKGNEILKSLAEFFADLAMDSGAAARLHGDHFAAYVDRARFTEKDLLDGLEHLGQAFDSNSFKLNIHLGIYKIQEAQMPVSVMCDRAHLALALVRDENGNKVAFYDDALMERTLREKEILGSFEEGLAERQLAVYLQPQVSTEGDLLGAEALVRWNHPEKGFLVPGQFIGILENAGQIHRLDQYVWEEAAAILKRWQGTEKEGMTISVNISVNDMLHLDIFQTMTDIVKRHGIDAKQLKLEITETALMGDIEKYRKLISSLQEVGFEVEIDDFGSGYSSLSMLKDIEADILKIDMGFLRQTGNPKRSSVILNAVIAMAKWLGMRVITEGVETKEQVEHLRSLGCDMFQGYFFAKPMPVEEFEAKYFQEASNVSALPEAGR; encoded by the coding sequence ATGGCGAGATTCAGTATGCAGGAAGCGCGTCAGCTGGAGCAAAATCTTGCGCATATATATGATTTCGCTCGCTTTGTGGATGCAAAAGCATGTGAGGTGCTTCATCTTGAAGCGGATGGCACGGTGCGGCGCGAGGGTCGCTGCTTCACCACTTGGGGAAGGACGCGTCGTTGCCGGCACTGCACGAGCTTCTGCGCCGCCGAGTCGCAGTCGAACTTTGAAAAGGATGAGATTTCGGACGACAAGATCTACCACGTCCTTTCTGCACCGGTTGAGATCGAGATGCCGGACAAGAGCATCCTGCATTGTGCGATGGAACTGGTGACGAACTACCCACGCAATGCGGATACGCGCGCGATGCGCGACCGCGAGGTGCTGCAGCTTCTCTCGCGTGCGAAAGATACGGCTCATGCGGGTGTCCTGTGCTTCAATGTGGAGGATTCCTGCATTTATGCCAACCTTGAGGCATACCGCGCCTTCCAGGTGCCGCCAGGCGAGCTTGAGGCTCTGCGGAGCTTCTTCATGACATGGCTCAAAGATGAAAGTTGGGACTCTCCGTGGGAGAGTGCAGCTGCATGGGAGCAGGAATTCTTCCTCGAAGGTGAGCGCTTCGTCTATCGGGTGACGATGGCGAAACTCTTTGATGCGGACGGACATTACAAGGGCTATTATTACACGATCCGCGATCGGCATGGAACGATGGAGGAACAGGACGATGCGGCATGGTCGCGCGATAAGCTCACGGGACTTTATGACCGCGAGGGCTTCTACGGCGCCGTGCGCGAGGAACTTGACTACGGCATAAAGGGCGAACGCTGCATCATCTGTTCGAACATCAAGGATTTCAAACTGGTCAACGAGCTTCTCGGCGAGGAGAAGGGAAACGAGATTCTAAAGAGCCTGGCGGAGTTTTTCGCCGACCTTGCCATGGATTCAGGCGCGGCAGCCCGTCTGCACGGCGACCATTTTGCTGCTTATGTGGACAGGGCGCGCTTCACGGAAAAGGATTTGCTCGACGGCCTGGAACATTTAGGGCAGGCGTTCGACAGCAATTCATTCAAGCTGAATATCCATCTCGGCATATATAAGATTCAGGAGGCGCAGATGCCCGTTTCCGTCATGTGTGATCGGGCGCATCTCGCGCTCGCTCTTGTGCGCGACGAGAATGGCAACAAGGTGGCGTTCTATGACGATGCCTTGATGGAGCGCACATTGCGCGAAAAGGAGATCCTAGGTAGTTTCGAGGAAGGTTTGGCCGAGCGCCAGCTCGCTGTCTACCTGCAGCCGCAGGTTTCGACAGAGGGGGATCTGCTCGGTGCGGAGGCGCTTGTGCGCTGGAATCATCCCGAGAAGGGGTTCCTCGTGCCCGGACAGTTCATCGGTATCCTGGAGAATGCGGGGCAGATTCATCGCCTTGACCAGTACGTCTGGGAAGAGGCGGCGGCGATTCTGAAACGTTGGCAGGGAACGGAAAAGGAAGGGATGACGATCTCTGTCAACATTTCCGTGAACGACATGCTTCATCTCGACATTTTCCAGACGATGACGGATATTGTGAAGCGGCATGGCATCGACGCCAAACAGCTGAAGCTGGAAATCACGGAGACGGCCTTGATGGGAGACATCGAAAAGTACAGAAAGCTCATCAGCAGTCTGCAGGAGGTGGGCTTCGAGGTCGAGATCGATGATTTCGGCAGCGGCTACTCCTCGCTTTCCATGCTCAAGGACATCGAGGCGGACATTCTGAAAATCGATATGGGTTTTCTGCGTCAGACGGGCAATCCGAAGCGCAGTTCCGTCATATTGAATGCCGTCATCGCCATGGCAAAGTGGCTCGGCATGCGCGTCATCACGGAAGGCGTGGAAACGAAGGAGCAGGTTGAGCATCTGAGGTCGCTCGGCTGCGATATGTTCCAAGGATATTTCTTCGCGAAACCCATGCCGGTCGAGGAGTTCGAGGCAAAGTATTTTCAGGAAGCGTCAAATGTATCTGCGCTTCCCGAAGCCGGAAGGTGA